Proteins from a single region of Nocardioides anomalus:
- a CDS encoding ArsR/SmtB family transcription factor, whose translation MAGTSSLRVVAHPVRLRMLSVLTGTAMSAADLARELGISHANASYHLRQLAEHGEVVVAGEQRIRGGTAKLYRYPHEAEGADTGVSATTEDRVQYARAVAQEVERRLVDRAPDRQSLMADLEGWVAPEAWERAAALVREASRLLHDANRPPGTEGTTHISLSVVAFRMTGGEQ comes from the coding sequence GTGGCCGGGACCAGCAGCCTGCGCGTCGTGGCGCACCCGGTCCGGCTGCGGATGCTCTCGGTCCTGACCGGCACGGCGATGAGCGCGGCCGACCTGGCCCGCGAGCTGGGCATCAGCCACGCCAACGCGTCCTACCACCTGCGCCAGCTGGCCGAGCACGGCGAGGTCGTCGTGGCCGGCGAGCAGCGGATCCGGGGTGGGACGGCCAAGCTCTACCGCTACCCCCATGAGGCCGAGGGCGCCGACACCGGCGTCAGCGCGACCACCGAGGACCGGGTCCAGTACGCCCGCGCCGTCGCCCAGGAGGTCGAGCGCCGGCTCGTGGACCGGGCGCCGGACCGGCAGTCGCTGATGGCCGACCTGGAGGGCTGGGTCGCCCCCGAGGCGTGGGAGCGCGCCGCCGCGCTGGTGCGCGAGGCCTCGCGGCTGCTGCACGACGCCAACCGGCCGCCCGGCACCGAGGGCACCACCCACATCAGCCTCAGCGTCGTCGCGTTCCGGATGACCGGGGGCGAGCAGTGA
- a CDS encoding alpha/beta hydrolase, with the protein MAVLTCDLFSDSLARGTTITVVLPQSTEEQIGVEALEAVEEVENAGPPPVLYLLHGLSDDHTAWTRYTSIERYATQRGLAVVMPAADRSFYANEAHGHRYWDWVSEELPRVVGEFFRVSQAPEDTFVAGLSMGGYGALKLALTHPDRYAAAASLSGALDVAFIAGQPDRDELVGRVWDHEITPENDLFALLEAAPSVPPLHVSCGTEDWLLRANRRFLAAAEARGVDVTADLRPGGHEWALWDAVVQDVIAWLPLR; encoded by the coding sequence ATGGCCGTCCTGACCTGCGACCTCTTCTCCGACTCCCTGGCCCGGGGCACCACCATCACGGTGGTCCTCCCCCAGTCCACCGAGGAGCAGATCGGCGTCGAGGCGCTCGAGGCCGTCGAGGAGGTCGAGAACGCCGGCCCGCCGCCCGTGCTCTACCTGCTCCACGGCCTGTCCGACGACCACACCGCGTGGACCCGCTACACCTCGATCGAGCGCTACGCCACCCAGCGCGGCCTGGCCGTGGTCATGCCCGCCGCGGACCGCAGCTTCTACGCCAACGAGGCGCACGGTCACCGCTACTGGGACTGGGTCTCCGAGGAGCTGCCGCGCGTCGTGGGCGAGTTCTTCCGCGTCTCCCAGGCGCCCGAGGACACGTTCGTGGCCGGCCTGTCCATGGGTGGGTACGGCGCGCTCAAGCTCGCCCTCACCCACCCCGACCGCTACGCGGCCGCCGCGAGCCTCTCCGGGGCCCTCGACGTGGCCTTCATCGCCGGCCAGCCGGACCGCGACGAGCTCGTCGGCCGGGTCTGGGACCACGAGATCACCCCCGAGAACGACCTGTTCGCGCTCCTCGAGGCCGCCCCGTCCGTGCCGCCGCTGCACGTGTCCTGCGGCACCGAGGACTGGTTGCTCCGCGCGAACCGGAGGTTCCTGGCCGCGGCCGAGGCCCGGGGCGTCGACGTCACCGCCGACCTCCGACCCGGCGGGCACGAGTGGGCTCTGTGGGACGCGGTGGTCCAGGACGTCATCGCCTGGCTGCCCCTGCGCTGA
- a CDS encoding bifunctional metallophosphatase/5'-nucleotidase, with product MPAHPHDHVPLSEHEPHPDVEAYAGLPGRRGVLTGAAALAAAGLAAPAFADDEDDLDLDRRGKRPHKVRVTVLGSTDSHGNVFNWDYFKNKEYDDTAHNDIGLAKVATLVKAMRKKYRKRGPVLLLDAGDTIQGTPLAYYYARVAPITAGGTHPMAAAMNQMKYDAAALGNHEFNYGMDTLRAYQGQLDFPLLGANAVDPSTKLPVFPPYTIKKYKLGGGRKLKVGILGLVTPGVAIWDKANVQGKVEFPGLVEQAAKYVPELKKKGCDLVIVSAHSGADTSSSYGDALPYPENAASLVAEQVPDIDAILVGHAHKEIPERFVTNAKTGKKVLLCEPYYWGMRLAVMNLTVEWKARKKEWKLVRSASHLLNSNTAKENLKVAAVVRAQHDKVVTYVNAPIGTSTKLLSAERSVVEDVPIIDFVQYVQAGAVKAALTGADATLPVLSEAAPFSRTASFPQGQVSVRDVAGLYIYDNTLLGVKVTGKDVKDYLEFSAAYFKKQTTAGPYTIAQLTNATTASAPNGIPDYNFDAIRGLDKHLTYKIDVGKDVGSRILDLSYDGAPVDPAAQFVLAVNNYRQSGGGGFPAVKTAPVVYNAQVEIRQLLIDWVTTNKVIDVDTPPTQFTADWKLVYNGADVTIS from the coding sequence ATGCCCGCACACCCCCACGACCACGTGCCGCTCAGCGAGCACGAGCCGCACCCCGACGTCGAGGCCTACGCCGGCCTGCCCGGCCGGCGCGGCGTCCTCACCGGCGCGGCGGCGCTGGCCGCAGCCGGTCTCGCGGCCCCGGCGTTCGCCGACGACGAGGACGACCTCGACCTGGATCGGCGCGGCAAGCGCCCCCACAAGGTCCGGGTGACCGTCCTGGGCAGCACCGACTCCCACGGCAACGTCTTCAACTGGGACTACTTCAAGAACAAGGAGTACGACGACACCGCGCACAACGACATCGGGCTGGCCAAGGTCGCCACCCTGGTCAAGGCGATGCGCAAGAAGTACCGCAAGCGCGGCCCGGTCCTCCTCCTCGACGCCGGCGACACCATCCAGGGCACCCCGCTGGCCTACTACTACGCGCGCGTCGCGCCGATCACCGCCGGTGGCACCCACCCGATGGCCGCGGCGATGAACCAGATGAAGTACGACGCCGCCGCGCTCGGCAACCACGAGTTCAACTACGGCATGGACACGCTGCGCGCCTACCAGGGCCAGCTCGACTTCCCGCTGCTCGGCGCCAACGCGGTCGACCCCTCGACCAAGCTGCCGGTCTTCCCGCCCTACACCATCAAGAAGTACAAGCTCGGTGGCGGCCGCAAGCTCAAGGTCGGCATCCTCGGCCTGGTCACCCCGGGCGTCGCGATCTGGGACAAGGCCAACGTCCAGGGCAAGGTCGAGTTCCCCGGCCTGGTCGAGCAGGCCGCGAAGTACGTCCCCGAGCTGAAGAAGAAGGGCTGCGACCTGGTCATCGTCTCGGCCCACTCCGGGGCCGACACGTCCTCGTCGTACGGCGACGCGCTGCCCTACCCCGAGAACGCCGCGTCGCTGGTCGCCGAGCAGGTGCCCGACATCGACGCGATCCTGGTGGGCCACGCCCACAAGGAGATCCCCGAGCGGTTCGTCACCAACGCCAAGACCGGCAAGAAGGTGCTGCTCTGCGAGCCCTACTACTGGGGCATGCGGCTCGCGGTCATGAACCTCACCGTGGAGTGGAAGGCCCGCAAGAAGGAGTGGAAGCTGGTCCGCTCGGCCAGCCACCTGCTCAACTCCAACACCGCCAAGGAGAACCTCAAGGTCGCCGCGGTGGTCCGGGCCCAGCACGACAAGGTCGTCACCTACGTCAACGCCCCGATCGGCACCTCCACCAAGCTGCTCTCCGCCGAGCGCTCCGTGGTCGAGGACGTGCCGATCATCGACTTCGTCCAGTACGTCCAGGCCGGGGCGGTGAAGGCCGCGCTCACCGGTGCGGACGCCACCCTGCCGGTGCTCTCGGAGGCCGCGCCGTTCAGCCGGACCGCGTCGTTCCCGCAGGGTCAGGTGAGCGTCCGCGACGTCGCCGGGCTCTACATCTACGACAACACCCTGCTCGGGGTGAAGGTCACCGGCAAGGACGTCAAGGACTACCTCGAGTTCTCGGCCGCGTACTTCAAGAAGCAGACGACCGCCGGTCCCTACACGATCGCCCAGCTCACCAACGCCACCACGGCGTCGGCGCCCAACGGCATCCCCGACTACAACTTCGACGCGATCCGTGGTCTCGACAAGCACCTGACCTACAAGATCGACGTGGGCAAGGACGTCGGCAGCCGCATCCTCGACCTGTCCTACGACGGGGCGCCGGTCGACCCGGCCGCGCAGTTCGTCCTGGCGGTCAACAACTACCGCCAGTCCGGCGGCGGCGGCTTCCCGGCGGTGAAGACCGCGCCGGTGGTCTACAACGCCCAGGTGGAGATCCGCCAGCTGCTCATCGACTGGGTGACCACCAACAAGGTCATCGACGTGGACACGCCGCCCACCCAGTTCACCGCGGACTGGAAGCTGGTCTACAACGGGGCGGACGTGACCATCAGCTGA
- a CDS encoding enoyl-CoA hydratase-related protein, whose amino-acid sequence MPETDHLRVERRDDGALWLTFDRPEVLNALSDELSLALAEQLELASSDDAVRCVVLTGAGGSFSAGADISGEDAVERFDVRALDAANRIIRAVTSCATPVVAAVRGVAAGVGASAALAADLVVAHEDAQLLLAFARIGLMPDGGSSATVAAATGRARAMRMALLGEPLTGREAYDAGLVSHVAGADFDEVVAGVVGRLVRGAPLAQAATKKAVNAATLHQLEAALERERTGQTVLLRTEDAAEGMRAFGERRRPDFKNR is encoded by the coding sequence TTGCCGGAGACTGACCACCTGCGCGTCGAGCGGCGCGACGACGGCGCGCTCTGGCTCACCTTCGACCGCCCCGAGGTCCTCAACGCGCTCAGCGACGAGCTGAGCCTGGCCCTGGCCGAGCAGCTCGAGCTCGCCTCGTCCGACGACGCCGTCCGCTGCGTCGTGCTCACCGGCGCCGGCGGGTCCTTCAGCGCCGGCGCGGACATCTCCGGGGAGGACGCGGTCGAGCGCTTCGACGTCCGCGCGCTCGACGCGGCCAACCGGATCATCCGCGCGGTGACCTCCTGCGCCACGCCGGTCGTCGCGGCCGTGCGCGGCGTCGCCGCCGGCGTCGGCGCCTCCGCCGCGCTGGCCGCCGACCTGGTCGTGGCCCACGAGGACGCCCAGCTCCTGCTGGCCTTCGCGCGGATCGGGCTGATGCCCGACGGCGGCTCCTCGGCCACCGTCGCCGCCGCCACCGGCCGCGCCCGCGCCATGCGGATGGCCCTGCTCGGCGAGCCCCTCACCGGGCGCGAGGCGTACGACGCGGGCCTGGTCAGCCACGTCGCCGGCGCCGACTTCGACGAGGTCGTCGCCGGCGTGGTCGGCCGCCTCGTCCGCGGCGCGCCCCTGGCCCAAGCCGCCACCAAGAAGGCCGTCAACGCCGCCACCCTGCACCAGCTCGAGGCCGCCCTGGAGCGCGAGCGCACCGGTCAGACCGTCCTGCTGCGCACCGAGGACGCCGCCGAGGGCATGCGCGCCTTCGGCGAGCGTCGCCGCCCGGACTTCAAGAACCGCTAG
- the hppD gene encoding 4-hydroxyphenylpyruvate dioxygenase, with amino-acid sequence MSESTLTALTNEEVQAGLSLEQLKQLVGLVEYDASSDPFPVVAQDAVCFVVGNATQTAQFYQLAMGMELEAYRGPENGYRDAKSYVLRSGSARFVFTGGVTPDSPVLDHHRRHGDGVVDLAIEVTDVDRCIAHARSTGATVLVEPHDESDEHGTVRLAAIATYGETRHTLVDRSRYAGPYLPGYVARTSTVQRREGHPKRLFQAVDHCVGNVELGRMDEWVRFYNQVLGFTNMAEFIGDDIATDYSALMSKVVASGNHRVKFPLNEPAVAQRKSQIDEYLEFYDGAGCQHIALATNDILRSVDILRANGVEFLDTPDSYYDDPELRARIGEVRVPIEELKKRRILVDRDEDGYLLQIFTKPMGDRPTVFYEFIERHGSLGFGKGNFKALFEAIEREQEARGNL; translated from the coding sequence ATGAGCGAGTCCACCCTCACCGCCCTGACCAACGAGGAGGTCCAGGCGGGCCTCTCCCTCGAGCAGCTCAAGCAGCTCGTCGGCCTCGTGGAGTACGACGCGAGCAGCGACCCGTTCCCGGTGGTGGCCCAGGACGCGGTCTGCTTCGTGGTCGGCAACGCCACGCAGACCGCGCAGTTCTACCAGCTCGCGATGGGCATGGAGCTCGAGGCCTACCGCGGCCCGGAGAACGGCTACCGCGACGCCAAGTCCTACGTCCTGCGCAGCGGCAGCGCCCGGTTCGTCTTCACCGGGGGCGTCACGCCCGACAGCCCGGTGCTCGACCACCACCGCCGCCACGGCGACGGCGTGGTGGACCTGGCCATCGAGGTCACCGACGTCGACCGGTGCATCGCCCACGCGCGCTCGACGGGTGCGACGGTCCTGGTCGAGCCGCACGACGAGAGCGACGAGCACGGCACGGTCCGCCTGGCCGCCATCGCGACGTACGGCGAGACCCGGCACACCCTGGTCGACCGCAGCCGGTACGCCGGGCCCTACCTGCCCGGCTACGTCGCGCGGACCAGCACGGTGCAGCGGCGTGAGGGTCACCCGAAGCGGCTCTTCCAGGCCGTCGACCACTGCGTGGGCAACGTCGAGCTCGGCCGGATGGACGAGTGGGTGAGGTTCTACAACCAGGTCCTCGGCTTCACGAACATGGCCGAGTTCATCGGCGACGACATCGCCACCGACTACTCCGCGCTCATGAGCAAGGTGGTCGCGAGCGGCAACCACCGGGTGAAGTTCCCGCTCAACGAGCCGGCCGTGGCCCAGCGCAAGTCGCAGATCGACGAGTACCTCGAGTTCTACGACGGCGCCGGCTGCCAGCACATCGCGCTGGCCACCAACGACATCCTGCGCAGCGTCGACATCCTGCGGGCCAACGGCGTGGAGTTCCTCGACACCCCGGACTCCTACTACGACGACCCCGAGCTGCGCGCGCGCATCGGCGAGGTGCGGGTGCCGATCGAGGAGCTCAAGAAGCGCCGCATCCTGGTCGACCGCGACGAGGACGGCTACCTGCTGCAGATCTTCACCAAGCCGATGGGCGACCGGCCGACGGTGTTCTACGAGTTCATCGAGCGCCACGGCTCGCTCGGCTTCGGCAAGGGCAACTTCAAGGCGCTGTTCGAGGCGATCGAGCGCGAGCAGGAGGCCCGCGGCAACCTCTAG
- the clpS gene encoding ATP-dependent Clp protease adapter ClpS, which translates to MSAASPVEVEPDLSPDEITVLATPWVTIVWNDPVNLMSYVTYVFQKYFGYDEKKAEKLMMEVHEDGKSVVSSGSREEMERDVQAMHEYGLWATLDKQS; encoded by the coding sequence GTGTCCGCTGCTTCTCCCGTCGAGGTCGAACCGGACCTGAGTCCCGACGAGATCACGGTCCTGGCCACGCCGTGGGTCACGATCGTCTGGAACGACCCGGTGAACCTGATGTCGTACGTCACCTACGTGTTCCAGAAGTACTTCGGCTATGACGAAAAGAAGGCCGAGAAGCTGATGATGGAGGTCCACGAGGACGGCAAGTCCGTGGTCAGCTCCGGCAGCCGCGAGGAGATGGAGCGCGACGTGCAGGCCATGCACGAGTACGGCCTGTGGGCGACCCTGGACAAGCAGAGTTGA
- a CDS encoding DUF1697 domain-containing protein, translating to MATRIGFLRAINLGAKRKFPKASIIAAVEAAGFTDVETYINTGNVRFDTTLRSRAKIEAALEEAFAAEAGFAVPTVVFTPRELKAIAEEAASFGHSGRHYVSLLKQTPTAAAVREVEEAGSAEEVAKVGGRAVHLLLGANYHEARLTNAAVEKHLGVATNRNLTVIRELADRWC from the coding sequence GTGGCGACCCGCATCGGCTTCCTGCGCGCGATCAACCTCGGCGCGAAGCGGAAGTTCCCCAAGGCCTCGATCATCGCGGCGGTCGAGGCGGCCGGGTTCACCGACGTCGAGACCTACATCAACACCGGCAACGTCCGCTTCGACACCACGCTGCGCTCGCGGGCGAAGATCGAGGCCGCGCTGGAGGAGGCCTTCGCGGCCGAGGCCGGCTTCGCGGTGCCGACTGTGGTGTTCACGCCGAGGGAGCTCAAGGCGATCGCCGAGGAGGCCGCGTCGTTCGGGCACAGCGGGCGCCACTACGTCTCGCTGCTCAAGCAGACGCCGACGGCCGCCGCCGTGCGCGAGGTCGAGGAGGCCGGGAGCGCCGAGGAGGTGGCCAAGGTCGGCGGGCGGGCCGTGCACCTGCTCCTCGGCGCGAACTACCACGAGGCCAGGCTCACCAACGCGGCCGTCGAGAAGCACCTCGGCGTGGCCACCAACCGCAACCTGACCGTGATCAGGGAGCTCGCCGACCGCTGGTGCTGA
- a CDS encoding MFS transporter, with amino-acid sequence MTGRGAALATLRERNFRWYFVSRLVNGVGGTMGSIALVFAVLEVSSSASALGVVLAAHSIPMVLFLLVGGVIADRFGRTLVIQTCNVLSGLTQLAIGFLVLTGTAELWQLVALTAVNGVVSAASLPALAGVLPQLVPREQLQPANVLISMQRGVLNVGGPALGGVLVVTIGAGWAVAIDGVTYLLSAAVLLLVRLPPPAPRDEQSSVLVDLREGWGYFRRTTWLWVVVLAFSALNAFYVGGFETLGPVLAKATSIGEVGWGLTLSAGAVGLLVTTVVMLRVRLERPLLWGMVGCTGFGAPMLALGIHPHLALVLVAAVVGGAGIELFSLGWNLALQEHVPEDMLSRAISYDMLGSMVAVPVGQLLVGPLGVVFGVQHTILVCALLFVAISLATLGSRAVRDLQRVPAEVS; translated from the coding sequence GTGACCGGACGCGGCGCCGCCCTCGCCACGCTGCGCGAGCGCAACTTCCGCTGGTACTTCGTCTCCCGCCTCGTCAACGGCGTCGGCGGCACCATGGGCAGCATCGCCCTGGTCTTCGCGGTGCTGGAGGTCAGCAGCTCCGCGTCCGCCCTGGGCGTCGTCCTGGCCGCCCACAGCATCCCGATGGTGCTGTTCCTGCTGGTCGGTGGCGTGATCGCGGACCGGTTCGGGCGCACCCTGGTCATCCAGACCTGCAACGTCCTGTCCGGGCTCACCCAGCTCGCCATCGGCTTCCTGGTCCTCACCGGCACCGCCGAGCTGTGGCAGCTGGTCGCGCTCACCGCGGTCAACGGCGTGGTCAGCGCGGCCAGCCTCCCCGCGCTCGCCGGCGTGCTGCCGCAGCTCGTGCCGCGCGAGCAGCTGCAGCCGGCCAACGTGCTCATCTCCATGCAGCGCGGGGTGCTGAACGTCGGCGGCCCGGCCCTGGGCGGCGTGCTGGTCGTGACCATCGGCGCCGGGTGGGCGGTGGCCATCGACGGCGTGACCTACCTGCTGTCCGCGGCGGTCCTGCTCCTGGTGCGGCTGCCGCCGCCGGCCCCGCGGGACGAGCAGAGCTCGGTCCTGGTCGATCTGCGCGAGGGCTGGGGCTACTTCCGCCGGACGACGTGGCTGTGGGTGGTGGTGCTCGCGTTCTCCGCGCTCAACGCGTTCTACGTCGGGGGGTTCGAGACCCTGGGACCGGTGCTGGCCAAGGCCACGTCCATCGGCGAGGTGGGCTGGGGTCTGACCCTGTCGGCCGGAGCCGTGGGGCTGCTCGTCACCACCGTGGTGATGCTGCGGGTGCGCCTCGAGCGGCCCCTGCTGTGGGGCATGGTCGGGTGCACCGGCTTCGGCGCCCCGATGCTGGCGCTCGGGATCCACCCGCACCTGGCCCTGGTCCTGGTCGCGGCCGTGGTGGGCGGTGCCGGCATCGAGCTGTTCAGTCTCGGCTGGAACCTGGCCCTGCAGGAGCACGTGCCCGAGGACATGCTCTCGCGGGCCATCTCCTACGACATGCTCGGCTCGATGGTCGCCGTCCCGGTCGGCCAGCTGCTGGTCGGACCGCTCGGCGTGGTGTTCGGGGTGCAGCACACGATCCTGGTCTGCGCGCTGCTCTTCGTGGCCATCAGCCTGGCCACGCTGGGGTCGCGCGCGGTGCGCGACCTCCAGCGTGTCCCGGCCGAGGTCAGCTGA
- a CDS encoding RDD family protein codes for MTTQPGWHPDPVPAQPGQPPQLRYWDGARWTEHVAPAQAPAAGAYYGAQPAYGGAGGGKATTTPDGVPLAGWWQRVGAYLIDGLLLGVISAVLYIPFYGRVVDAYRDYFDDLERAADSGGPQPSPFQLQSDLAGTLALMGLIGLVVGFVWTVGWLRWKQATPGKLALGLRVRLRDQPGPLPWRAILLRWLTQAGVAALSFVPLVGSVIGLYTLLDVLWPLWDDQRQALHDKAARTNVVRVR; via the coding sequence GTGACGACGCAGCCCGGCTGGCACCCCGACCCGGTCCCGGCCCAGCCGGGGCAGCCGCCCCAACTGCGCTACTGGGACGGCGCGCGCTGGACCGAGCACGTCGCCCCGGCACAGGCCCCGGCGGCGGGCGCCTACTACGGCGCCCAGCCGGCGTACGGCGGTGCCGGCGGGGGCAAGGCGACGACCACCCCGGACGGCGTCCCCCTCGCGGGGTGGTGGCAGCGGGTGGGCGCCTACCTCATCGACGGGCTGCTGCTGGGGGTGATCAGCGCGGTGCTGTACATCCCGTTCTACGGCCGCGTGGTCGACGCCTACCGCGACTACTTCGACGACCTCGAGCGCGCCGCGGACTCCGGCGGCCCGCAGCCCTCGCCGTTCCAGCTGCAGAGCGACCTGGCCGGCACCCTGGCCCTGATGGGGCTGATCGGCCTGGTCGTCGGTTTCGTGTGGACCGTCGGCTGGCTGCGCTGGAAGCAGGCCACGCCCGGCAAGCTCGCGCTCGGGCTCCGGGTCCGGCTGCGAGACCAGCCCGGGCCGCTGCCGTGGCGCGCGATCCTGCTGCGCTGGCTCACCCAGGCCGGTGTCGCCGCGCTGTCGTTCGTGCCGCTCGTGGGCTCGGTCATCGGGCTCTACACGCTGCTCGACGTGCTCTGGCCGCTGTGGGACGACCAGCGCCAGGCCCTGCACGACAAGGCCGCGCGGACCAACGTGGTGCGGGTCCGCTGA
- a CDS encoding nicotinamidase — protein MKSALIVVDVQNDFCEGGSLPVTGGAQVAADIATLLRAGSAYDHVVATKDHHVDPGDHWSKDPDFKDSWPVHCRVGTDGEAFHPNLDPQPFHAIFLKGEHQAAYSGFEGAHDGTPLAQWLRERDVTRVDVCGIATDHCVRATALDAAREGFETAVLLDLCAGVAPETTEAALAQLSEAGVTLAGD, from the coding sequence GTGAAGAGCGCACTGATCGTCGTCGACGTCCAGAACGACTTCTGCGAGGGCGGCTCGCTGCCGGTGACCGGCGGCGCGCAGGTGGCCGCCGACATCGCCACCCTGCTGCGGGCCGGGTCGGCGTACGACCACGTGGTGGCGACCAAGGACCACCACGTCGACCCGGGCGACCACTGGTCGAAGGACCCGGACTTCAAGGACTCCTGGCCGGTGCACTGCCGGGTCGGCACCGACGGCGAGGCCTTCCACCCCAACCTCGACCCGCAGCCGTTCCACGCGATCTTCCTCAAAGGCGAGCACCAGGCGGCGTACAGCGGCTTCGAGGGCGCGCACGACGGCACGCCGCTCGCCCAGTGGCTGCGCGAGCGCGACGTCACCCGCGTCGACGTCTGCGGGATCGCCACCGACCACTGCGTGCGCGCCACCGCGCTGGACGCGGCCCGCGAGGGGTTCGAGACCGCGGTGCTGCTCGACCTCTGCGCGGGCGTCGCGCCGGAGACCACCGAGGCCGCGCTGGCCCAGCTGAGCGAGGCGGGCGTGACCCTTGCCGGAGACTGA
- a CDS encoding SPFH domain-containing protein, producing the protein MSLFTTPFTVFPHERALEYVDGVCTRVLGPGRHQAVRRATYRRVEVLDRLVTTAPQEVLTADGVAVRVTAAVRWRVVDPRAFVERVLDPAAVVYLAVQVALRDALVAVEVERLVRDARRLAGAALLEAARAAGAPVGVEVVDVVVKDVVLPPELRAAYAELVTSRTRGLAQLEAARAETAALRSLANGAKLLEEHPALARLRLVQALPYGSKLELSVSE; encoded by the coding sequence ATGTCCCTGTTCACCACCCCCTTCACCGTGTTCCCCCACGAGCGCGCCCTCGAGTACGTCGACGGCGTGTGCACCCGCGTGCTCGGCCCCGGCCGGCACCAGGCGGTACGCCGCGCGACGTACCGCCGGGTCGAGGTGCTCGACCGCCTGGTCACCACCGCGCCGCAGGAGGTCCTCACCGCCGACGGCGTCGCGGTCCGCGTGACCGCGGCCGTGCGCTGGCGGGTCGTCGACCCGCGGGCGTTCGTCGAGCGCGTGCTGGACCCGGCGGCCGTCGTCTACCTGGCGGTCCAGGTCGCCCTGCGCGACGCCCTGGTCGCCGTCGAGGTGGAGCGGCTGGTCCGCGACGCCCGTCGGCTGGCCGGCGCGGCGCTGCTCGAGGCCGCCCGAGCCGCGGGCGCCCCGGTCGGCGTCGAGGTCGTCGACGTGGTGGTCAAGGACGTCGTCCTGCCGCCGGAGCTGCGCGCGGCGTACGCCGAGCTGGTCACGTCGCGGACCCGCGGCCTGGCCCAGCTCGAGGCAGCCCGCGCCGAGACGGCCGCGCTGCGGTCGCTGGCCAACGGGGCCAAGCTGCTCGAGGAGCACCCGGCCCTGGCGCGGCTGCGGCTGGTGCAGGCGCTGCCGTACGGCTCGAAGCTGGAGCTGTCGGTCAGCGAGTGA
- a CDS encoding nicotinate phosphoribosyltransferase encodes MPTALLTDHYELTMLQAALAGGTAGRRSVFELFGRRLPEGRRYGVVAGVGRALDAVEEFRFDDEALAALEGVVDDATVAWLADYEFTGDIWGYAEGDAYFAHSPLLIVEASFAEAVVLETVLLSIYNHDSAIASAASRMTLMAGDRPCIEMGSRRTHEEAAVAAARAAYVAGFANTSNLAARQRYGVPTAGTSAHSFTLLHDSEEEAFRAQVSSLGRGTTLLVDTYDVAEAVRLGVEVAGPELGAVRIDSGDLGVLAHQVRQQLDDLGATRTRIVVTSDLDEYAIAALASAPVDGYGVGTQLVTGSGHPTSGFVYKLVAREDADGELQSVAKKSVDKISVGGRKYALRRRDPDGVAEAEVVGIGTPGRNDGDDRELLVPLVRDGRVVGRETLDAARQRHLDARAELPLEVRSMSKGDPAIPTVFEGV; translated from the coding sequence GTGCCCACAGCCCTCCTGACCGACCACTACGAGCTGACGATGCTGCAGGCGGCCCTGGCGGGAGGTACGGCGGGGCGCCGGTCGGTCTTCGAGCTGTTCGGGCGGCGGCTGCCCGAGGGCCGGCGCTACGGCGTGGTGGCGGGTGTGGGGCGGGCGCTGGACGCGGTCGAGGAGTTCCGCTTCGACGACGAGGCCCTGGCGGCACTGGAGGGCGTGGTCGACGACGCGACGGTGGCGTGGCTGGCCGACTACGAGTTCACCGGCGACATCTGGGGCTACGCCGAGGGCGACGCCTACTTCGCGCACTCGCCGCTGCTGATCGTGGAGGCCAGCTTCGCCGAGGCGGTGGTGCTGGAGACGGTGCTGCTGTCGATCTACAACCACGACTCGGCCATCGCGTCGGCGGCCTCGCGGATGACGCTCATGGCCGGCGACCGGCCCTGCATCGAGATGGGCTCGCGGCGCACGCACGAGGAGGCGGCGGTGGCGGCCGCGCGGGCGGCGTACGTCGCCGGGTTCGCCAACACCTCCAACCTCGCGGCCCGCCAGCGCTACGGCGTGCCCACGGCCGGCACCAGCGCGCACTCCTTCACGCTGCTGCACGACAGCGAGGAGGAGGCGTTCCGCGCGCAGGTCAGCTCGCTCGGGCGGGGCACGACGCTGCTGGTCGACACCTACGACGTGGCCGAGGCGGTCCGCCTGGGCGTCGAGGTGGCCGGACCGGAGCTCGGCGCGGTGCGCATCGACTCCGGCGACCTCGGCGTGCTGGCCCACCAGGTCCGCCAGCAGCTCGACGACCTCGGGGCGACCCGGACCCGGATCGTGGTGACCAGCGACCTCGACGAGTACGCCATCGCCGCGCTGGCCAGCGCGCCGGTCGACGGGTACGGCGTCGGCACCCAGCTGGTCACCGGCAGTGGGCACCCGACCTCGGGCTTCGTCTACAAGCTGGTCGCCCGCGAGGACGCCGACGGTGAGCTGCAGTCGGTGGCGAAGAAGAGCGTGGACAAGATCTCGGTCGGCGGCCGCAAGTACGCCCTGCGCCGCCGCGACCCCGACGGCGTGGCCGAGGCCGAGGTGGTCGGCATCGGCACGCCGGGCCGCAACGACGGCGACGACCGCGAGCTGCTGGTGCCCCTGGTCAGGGACGGGCGGGTCGTCGGCCGCGAGACGCTCGACGCCGCCCGGCAGCGCCACCTCGACGCCCGGGCCGAGCTCCCGCTGGAGGTGCGCTCGATGAGCAAGGGCGACCCCGCCATCCCGACGGTGTTCGAGGGGGTCTGA